From a region of the Pan paniscus chromosome 19, NHGRI_mPanPan1-v2.0_pri, whole genome shotgun sequence genome:
- the LOC100981175 gene encoding LOW QUALITY PROTEIN: keratin-associated protein 9-6 (The sequence of the model RefSeq protein was modified relative to this genomic sequence to represent the inferred CDS: substituted 1 base at 1 genomic stop codon) produces MTHCCSPHCQPTCCRTTCCRTTCWQPTIVTTCSSTPCXQPSCCVSSCCQPCCHPTCCQNTCCRTTCCQPTCVTSCCQPSCCSTPCYQPTCCGSSCCGQTSCGSSCGQSSSCAPVYCRRTCYHPTSVCLPGCLNLSCGSSCCQPCYCPACCVSSCCQHSCC; encoded by the coding sequence ATGACCCACTGTTGCTCCCCTCACTGTCAGCCTACCTGCTGCAGGACCACTTGCTGCAGGACTACCTGCTGGCAGCCCACCATTGTGACCACCTGCAGCAGCACACCCTGCTGACAGCCCTCCTGCTGTGTGTCCAGCTGCtgccagccttgctgccacccaACTTGCTGTCAAAACACCTGCTGCAGGACCACCTGCTGCCAGCCCACCTGTGTGACCAGCTGTTGCCAGCCTTCCTGCTGCAGCACACCCTGCTACCAGCCCACCTGCTGTGGGTCCAGCTGCTGTGGCCAAACCAGCTGTGGGTCCAGCTGTGGCCAGAGCAGCTCCTGTGCACCTGTGTACTGCAGAAGAACCTGCTACCACCCCACGAGTGTCTGCCTGCCTGGTTGCCTAAACCTGAGCTGTGGATCCAGCTGCTGCCAGCCCTGCTACTGCCCAGCCTGCTGTGTGTCCAGCTGCTGCCAGCATTCTTGTTGCTGA